DNA from Sulfurimonas gotlandica GD1:
AGCGTGGACAAAGTCACCTACTGCAACAACAGCAACATGAGATTTATCTACAAAATACTCTTTTATAATTCCATTCTCAGATGCAATAATAATACGTATTTTGCCACGTAATGGCTTACCGAAGCTTACTGTACCATCAATCTCAGAAATAAGTGCAGTTGCTTTTGGACGACGACCTTCAAAAAGTTCAGATACTCTTGGAAGACCCCCAGTAATATCGCTTGATTTTTGAAGTGCTTTTGGTGTTTTAGCAATTATATCTGCTACTTTAACAGTTGCGCCATTTTCAACAAATAGAGATGACTTAGCATCAATTGCATATCTTAATAATTCACCATCTTCTGTAGCAAGTACAATTGTTGGCTTGTATTCAGCTGAGATGTGGTCGTTAATCATAAGACGTGTTTTACCAGTTAACTCATCAAGTTGCTCTGTTGCTGTCGTTCCTACTATGATATCTTCATATTTAACTACACCATTCGCTTCTGTGATAACTGGATTAGAATATGGATCCCATTCTGCAATCACAGTTGACTCGTCATTTTTAGGTTTAGCTATAAGAGTTTTTGCACTTACACTAGCATCATCTTCAGTCACAATAACAGAACCACGTGCTATATAGTGTCTAATTGCTTCACGGTGATTAGAATCAACTACAGTAGCAAATAAACCTTTTTCAACTACTTCATATCCAGCAGTTAAGCCTTCAAATCTCTCTAAATAGTCACCTTTAAGTAAGAAATACTTAACAGTACCCTCTTCTTTTGCTAAGATTTTTTGAGTTACAGGAGCACCATTATTAACTAAAATCTCAGATGCATATGGGATACGACTTGGTACATTCCAACCATCTTTAATTGTTTCAACAATTGACTCGTCTTCAGCAACTAAACTTCCACTTTCATATGGGAAATAATATTTACCTTCAATTTGTCCAGCAACACCAGCCAACTCATTTGGTTTAGCTATTTCATTTTTACGAAGAGCATAACGAACAGTATCTTTATCAGATGTTACACTGATTAAAACTTCATCGTGAATTGTTTGAATCTCAACACGACCTGCGAATGGAGCTTTAATTTTAGGTTCAACTAAAAGTACTGCAGCATTTCTTCTGTTAGCAACAATATTTTTACCCTCTTTTGAAGCGTAAGTTTTAAGGTTATAATAACGGATGAAACCTTCTTTTTCTGCAACAACTTGGCGCTCTTGCGCAGTTGAACTTGCAGTTCCACCAACGTGGAAAGTACGAAGCGTAAGCTGTGTACCAGGCTCACCAATTGATTGTGCAGCAATTATACCAACTGCTTCACCAGTACGAACAATATAACCAGTAGCAAGGTTAACACCGTAACATAGAGCACATATTCCATTTTCACTTTTACAAGTTGTTGGAGTTCTAATATGTGCAGTTTTTATTCCTGCCTCGTGAATAACTTTAGCACTAACTTCATCAAGAAGAGTGCCCTCAGCAAATAAAATCTCATTAGAAATTGGGTCAATAACATCATCAGCTAAGACTCTACCATTAAGTCTGTCTTCTAAAGACTCAATTAGAGTATTCTGATCAGAAATATCTGAAATCTCAATACCTTCGTGCGTATGACAGTCATGCTCAACAATCTTAACATTTTGAGCAACATCAACAAGCTTACGAGTCAAATATCCAGCATTTGCTGTTTTAAGTGCTGTATCGGCAAGACCTTTTCTAGCACCGTGAGTTGAAATAAAGTACTCAATTACATTAAGTCCCTCTTTAAAGTTTGAAACAATTGGTGTTTCAATAATCTCACCACTTGGTTTAGCCATAAGACCACGCATACCAGCTAACTGGCGAATCTGTGCTGCAGAACCACGAGCACCAGAGTCAGCCATCATGTGAATCGAGTTAAAGCCATCTTTGTCAGTTTGAACAAGCTCCATCATCTGTGATGCTAGAGTATTATTAGTATCTGTCCAAACATCAATGATTTTATTATATCTTTCTTGTTCAGTTAAAAGACCTGCTTCATACTGCTTTTGAATCTCGATAACTCTATTCTTAGAATCAATTATTTTAGCTGGTTTTGTTTCAGGAATAATGATGTCAGCTATAGATATAGATACACCAGATTCTGTTGCATGCTTAAAACCTAAATCTTTAAGACGATCAAGAAACGATGCTGTAAGTCCAATACCACCATGTTTTTGAACATAATCAACTACTTCATTGATATACTTTTTCTTCATAACTCTGTTCCAAAGCTCAGCAGGAACGAAGTCTGGTAATATTGCTTTAAGAAGCATACGGCCTGCAGTAGTGTGAAGAATTCTACCATCAATTCTTGTTCTAACTTTTGCATGTAAATCAAGTGCATCATGCTCAATAGCAATTCTTACTTCATCAACATTTGCAAAAAGTTTATTAGAACCCTTAACACCATTTTTCTCTAAAGTAATATAGTATAAACCTAAAACCATATCCTGTGAAGGTGTAGCGATAGCCTTACCTGATGCAGGAAGCATAATATTCATAGAAGCAAGCATCAGTACTTTACATTCAGCAATTGCAGCTGAAGATAAAGGTACGTGTACAGCCATTTGATCCCCATCGAAATCGGCATTGAACGCCGCACAAACTAATGGATGAAGCTGTATAGCTTTACCATCAATTAGTTTAGGGTGAAATGCTTGAATTGAAAGCTTGTGAAGTGTTGGTGCACGGTTAAGCATAACCGGGTAACCATCAACTATCTCAGCTAGACATTCCCAAACTTCGTTTGTTTTGTCTTCAATCATTTTCTTAGCAGCTTTAACTGTTGTTGCATAACCTTTATCTTCAAGTTTAGCAATCAAATGCGGCTTAAATAGTTCAAGAGCCATTTTCTTAGGAAGTCCACACTGATCCATACGTAAGTTTGGTCCAACAACAATTACAGAACGTCCAGAGAAATCAACACGCTTACCAAGTAAGTTTTGACGGAAACGACCCTGCTTACCTTTAATAATTTCACTTAATGATTTAAGTGGACGCTTATTAGCACCTTTTACAGCATTAGCACGGCGACCATTATCAAATAATGCATCTACAGACTCTTGAAGCATACGTTTTTCATTACGAACAATAATCTCAGGAGCTTCTAGTTCTACTAGGCGCTTAAGTCTTTGATTGCGGTTAATTACACGACGGTAAAGATCATTTACATCTGAAACTGCAAATTTTCCGCCATCAAGAGAAACAAGAGGTCTTAAATCTGGTGGCAGGACTGGTAAAACAGTTAGCATCATCCACGCAGGATTATTACCAGAGTTTAAGAAAGACTCAATAACCTTAAGTCTTTTTGCAATTGTTTTTCTTTTTGCTTCAGATTTCGTAAGTTCTATATCTTCTTTAAGTTGAGTAAATAAATCAACTAAATCTATAGAATCTAGTAAATCACGAACAACTTCACCACCCATACGAGCTTTAAAGCCTAATTCACCAAATCTTTGAACTAAAGTACGGTACTGTTCTTCATTTAAAACATCATATTTTAAAACTGGTGTTTTAGCTTCTGCATCATAGTATGATTCTCCACCAGACTCAACAATGTATGCTTCATAATAAAGTACACGTTCTAAATCTTTCATTTTGATACCAAGAAGAGTACCAATTCTTGAAGGCAACGAGCTAACATACCAGATGTGTGCAACAGGAGTTACAAGTTCGATGTGACCCATACGGTTACGACGAACTTTAGTGCTTGTTACTTCAACACCACATTTCTCACATACAACACCTTTATAACGCATCTTTTTATATTTACCACAAAGACACTCATAGTCTCTTACAGGTCCAAAAATTTTCGCACAAAATAGTCCATCACGTTCAGGTTTAAGAGTACGATAGTTAATAGTTTCTGGCTTCTTTACTTCACCATGACTCCAAGACATCACCTTTTCAGGAGAAGCTAAACGAAATTGTATTTGCTTAATATCTTTTGGTCTATTATCTTCTGTTACTTGTATAGGTACTAATTTACTCATCGTCTTTAACCTCGTCAAAAATCTCTACATCAAGAGCCAGTGCTTGAAGCTCTTTTGTTAATACAAATAGTGTTTCAGGAATACCAGAAGCTGGGATTAACTCACCTTTTGTAATTGCTTTATAAGCACGAACACGGCCATCTACATCATCTGATTTAATAGTTAGCATCTCTTTTAGAACTGCAGAAGCACCATAAGCTTCTAGAGCCCAAACTTCCATCTCACCAAATCTTTGTCCACCGAATAGTGCTTTACCACCAACCGGCTGTTGAGTAACTAAAGAGTATGGTCCAGTTGAACGAGCATGGATCTTCTCATCAACTAAGTGATGTAGTTTTAAGATATACATGTAACCAACGTTAACACGCTCTTTTATCTTCTCACCTGTCATACCGTTATAAAGCACAGTTTTACCGTCTGCATCCATTTTTGCTAATTTAAATAATTTATCAAATTCTTCTGCATTTACACCTTCAAATATTGGTGTTGCAAATCTGATACCATTTGACCAGTCACGAGCATAATGTAAGAATTTCTCATCACTCATAGCCCCAATTACTTCTACTGCATTCATCATTTTTGCAACATCTGCAATTGCTATCATTTTAGAACGAAGATTATCTATGAAATCTTTTTGCTTAGTCTCGAACTGCTCTAAGATTTGGTTACCAAGTTCACGACCTGCCATACCTAAGTGCATCTCTAAGATTTGTCCAATATTCATACGAGATGGAACCCCTAGAGGATTCAGACATACATCAACGCTTCTTCCATCTTCCATATATGGCATGTCAACTTCAGGAACTATAATAGAAACAATACCTTTATTTCCGTGACGTCCAGCCATTTTATCACCAACTTTTAGTTGACGCTTAGTAGCAATATAAACTTTTACATACTTAACAACACCATTTGCTAGTATGTCATCTTTTTCTAAAATATTTAATTTTTCTTCGTGCTCATCACGGAAAAGTCTTTTCTCTTTTTGGAAGTAGTTTTTAGTTTTATTGTACTCATCTTGAATCTCTTCTGAGAATGATTTAACAATAGCATTCATCGCAAAACGGTTTACTTCTACTAAATCTGCACCATTGATAATATCTCCAGCTTTATACGCAGTATCGCCAATTTTAATATCATTTACTAATGCTTCTTTTGTTAAAAGTTTAGTAATGCGAAGCATCTCTTCTTTATCAATCATAAGAAGACGATCATAGTGCTCGCGCTCTAAGTAATCTCTCTCTTCTTTTTCAAGCTCAAGTGCACGAGGATCTTTGTCATAACCTTTTTTAGTAAAGATTTTAACATCAACAACTACACCTTCCATACTTGGAGGACAGTAAAGTGATTTATTGATAACGTGACCAGCTTTTTCACCAAAAATTGCACGAAGCAGACGTTCTTCTGGAGTTGGTTTAACTTCACCTTTAGGAGAAACTTTACCAACCAATATCATTCCACCATTAACTTGAGTACCGATTTTAACAATACCACTTTCATCAAGGTGAACTAACTCATCATCTCTAACATTTGGAATATCACGAGTAATCTCTTCTACACCATGTTTAAGTTCTCTAGCTTCAAGCTCTTTTTCGTAGATATGAACTGAAGTAAAAGCATCTTTACGAATCAGTCTCTCTGAGATTACAATAGCATCCTCAAAGTTATAACCATTCCAAGGCATGAAAGCAACCATAGCATTAACACCAAGTGCTAACTCACCTTGATCCATATTTGGACCATCAGCGATTACTTGTCCAGTTTTCACTAAATCACCAACATTAACTATTGGTTTTTGAGAAAAAGAAGTGTTTTGATTCGTACGTAAGTTCTTCTGTAATGGATAGTAATCTATATAGATTTCACCATCATCATCACCCATAACATAGATGTGTTTTCCATCTACTTTTTCAACTACGCCTGATCTTTTAGCTTTAATACATTCCCAAGAATCACGTGCAACAAGTTTTTCAACACCTGTTCCTACCATTGGAGACAAAGGTCTAAGCAGAGGTACTGCTTGACGTTGCATGTTTGATCCCATTAGTGCACGATTGGCATCATCATGCTCTAAGAACGGAATAAGTGAAGCTGCAACACCAACAACCATATGAGAGGAAAGGTCTGCGTATTGACATTCAACAGGTGGACGAAGTAAAATCTCACCATCTATTCTTGTTGTAACAAGAGTATCAATGAATTGCCCGTTATCATCAAGTTTATTTGATGCAGCAGCAATTTTAACGCCCTCTTCTTGAGTAGCTGTAAGGTAAACTATTTCATTAGTTACTTTACCGTCTTTCATAACTTTATATGGAGCTTCAATAAAACCATGCTCATTTACTTTTGAGTAAGTTGCAAGAGTATTGATAAGACCAATATTTTGACCCTCTGGAGTCTCAATTGGACATATTCTACCATAGTGAGTCTGGTGAACGTCACGCACTTCAAAACCAGCACGTTCCTTAACAAGACCACCTTCACCTAGAGCTGAAAGACGACGTTTATGTGTAACTTCAGATAGAGGATTTGTTTGATCCATAAACTGAGAAAGTTGTCCACCTGAAAAAAATTCCATAATAGTAGATGTAATCATTTTTGAGTTGATTAAATCATGTGGCATTAACTCAGCCATTGGCCCACTCATAGTAGATAATTTATCACGAATAGCTTTTTGCATTTTGATAAGGCCGTTATGTAACTCATTACCTAAAAGCTCACCGATAGAACGAATACGACGATTACCTAAGTGATCTCTATCATCAATATGACCTTGGCCATTTTTAACTTTAATTACATATTTAACAGAATTAATAACATCTTCATGAGTTAATACTGTTACATATTCAGGAATATTAAGTCCAAGCTTATGATTCATTTTCATACGACCAACTTTAGTTAAGTCATATCTCTCTGGATCAAAGAAAAGTTGATTAACAAAAACTTTTGCAGCCTCTTTAGTTACTGGTTCACCTGGTCTCATAACTTTGTAGATACGAATCGCAGCTAAATCATTTTCATCTTCAATATCTTCAGTTTGTTTAAGCAGTTTAAGTGAATCAGAATCTGCATTAAATGCATTAATAATAGAGCGATCAACACCTTCAGCTAAATC
Protein-coding regions in this window:
- the rpoC gene encoding DNA-directed RNA polymerase subunit beta', translating into MSKLVPIQVTEDNRPKDIKQIQFRLASPEKVMSWSHGEVKKPETINYRTLKPERDGLFCAKIFGPVRDYECLCGKYKKMRYKGVVCEKCGVEVTSTKVRRNRMGHIELVTPVAHIWYVSSLPSRIGTLLGIKMKDLERVLYYEAYIVESGGESYYDAEAKTPVLKYDVLNEEQYRTLVQRFGELGFKARMGGEVVRDLLDSIDLVDLFTQLKEDIELTKSEAKRKTIAKRLKVIESFLNSGNNPAWMMLTVLPVLPPDLRPLVSLDGGKFAVSDVNDLYRRVINRNQRLKRLVELEAPEIIVRNEKRMLQESVDALFDNGRRANAVKGANKRPLKSLSEIIKGKQGRFRQNLLGKRVDFSGRSVIVVGPNLRMDQCGLPKKMALELFKPHLIAKLEDKGYATTVKAAKKMIEDKTNEVWECLAEIVDGYPVMLNRAPTLHKLSIQAFHPKLIDGKAIQLHPLVCAAFNADFDGDQMAVHVPLSSAAIAECKVLMLASMNIMLPASGKAIATPSQDMVLGLYYITLEKNGVKGSNKLFANVDEVRIAIEHDALDLHAKVRTRIDGRILHTTAGRMLLKAILPDFVPAELWNRVMKKKYINEVVDYVQKHGGIGLTASFLDRLKDLGFKHATESGVSISIADIIIPETKPAKIIDSKNRVIEIQKQYEAGLLTEQERYNKIIDVWTDTNNTLASQMMELVQTDKDGFNSIHMMADSGARGSAAQIRQLAGMRGLMAKPSGEIIETPIVSNFKEGLNVIEYFISTHGARKGLADTALKTANAGYLTRKLVDVAQNVKIVEHDCHTHEGIEISDISDQNTLIESLEDRLNGRVLADDVIDPISNEILFAEGTLLDEVSAKVIHEAGIKTAHIRTPTTCKSENGICALCYGVNLATGYIVRTGEAVGIIAAQSIGEPGTQLTLRTFHVGGTASSTAQERQVVAEKEGFIRYYNLKTYASKEGKNIVANRRNAAVLLVEPKIKAPFAGRVEIQTIHDEVLISVTSDKDTVRYALRKNEIAKPNELAGVAGQIEGKYYFPYESGSLVAEDESIVETIKDGWNVPSRIPYASEILVNNGAPVTQKILAKEEGTVKYFLLKGDYLERFEGLTAGYEVVEKGLFATVVDSNHREAIRHYIARGSVIVTEDDASVSAKTLIAKPKNDESTVIAEWDPYSNPVITEANGVVKYEDIIVGTTATEQLDELTGKTRLMINDHISAEYKPTIVLATEDGELLRYAIDAKSSLFVENGATVKVADIIAKTPKALQKSSDITGGLPRVSELFEGRRPKATALISEIDGTVSFGKPLRGKIRIIIASENGIIKEYFVDKSHVAVVAVGDFVHAGERLTTGIISSHELLRIMGVKALYNYLVSEVQQVYRSQGVNISDKHIEVIFTQMLRQIKIVKSGDTKFIQGDLISKAKFKAENEKITRLGGRPAIAEPFLVGITRAAVAADSIISAASFQDTTKVLTEAAVSAKVDDLNDLKENVIIGRTIPVGTGIYKDQEIVFHNEEVR
- the rpoB gene encoding DNA-directed RNA polymerase subunit beta, producing MLNTLYSGNRLRVDFSKTPQQIEVPNLLQLQQSSYDNFLMLDAKDRSASGIESVFQSVFPIHDTQNRLTVEYIGSEVANPKYTVRECMERGLTYAVSLRMKTRLVLWDRDENTKEKLGVKDIKEQSIFVRDIPLMTERTSFIINGVERVVVNQLHRSPGVIFKEEESTTAGNKLIYTGQIIPDRGSWLYFEYDPKDILYMRINKRRKVPVTIMFRALGYSKQDILKLFYPIQTISIEDNKFTMDFNPSDFAARLTYDLIDINGKIHVPAGKRLSVKKAQKLIDDGLKSVEYPLETLIDRYLAEPIIDPETGEILFDTMTHIDETKLKKMTEIGVSEFKVANDLAEGVDRSIINAFNADSDSLKLLKQTEDIEDENDLAAIRIYKVMRPGEPVTKEAAKVFVNQLFFDPERYDLTKVGRMKMNHKLGLNIPEYVTVLTHEDVINSVKYVIKVKNGQGHIDDRDHLGNRRIRSIGELLGNELHNGLIKMQKAIRDKLSTMSGPMAELMPHDLINSKMITSTIMEFFSGGQLSQFMDQTNPLSEVTHKRRLSALGEGGLVKERAGFEVRDVHQTHYGRICPIETPEGQNIGLINTLATYSKVNEHGFIEAPYKVMKDGKVTNEIVYLTATQEEGVKIAAASNKLDDNGQFIDTLVTTRIDGEILLRPPVECQYADLSSHMVVGVAASLIPFLEHDDANRALMGSNMQRQAVPLLRPLSPMVGTGVEKLVARDSWECIKAKRSGVVEKVDGKHIYVMGDDDGEIYIDYYPLQKNLRTNQNTSFSQKPIVNVGDLVKTGQVIADGPNMDQGELALGVNAMVAFMPWNGYNFEDAIVISERLIRKDAFTSVHIYEKELEARELKHGVEEITRDIPNVRDDELVHLDESGIVKIGTQVNGGMILVGKVSPKGEVKPTPEERLLRAIFGEKAGHVINKSLYCPPSMEGVVVDVKIFTKKGYDKDPRALELEKEERDYLEREHYDRLLMIDKEEMLRITKLLTKEALVNDIKIGDTAYKAGDIINGADLVEVNRFAMNAIVKSFSEEIQDEYNKTKNYFQKEKRLFRDEHEEKLNILEKDDILANGVVKYVKVYIATKRQLKVGDKMAGRHGNKGIVSIIVPEVDMPYMEDGRSVDVCLNPLGVPSRMNIGQILEMHLGMAGRELGNQILEQFETKQKDFIDNLRSKMIAIADVAKMMNAVEVIGAMSDEKFLHYARDWSNGIRFATPIFEGVNAEEFDKLFKLAKMDADGKTVLYNGMTGEKIKERVNVGYMYILKLHHLVDEKIHARSTGPYSLVTQQPVGGKALFGGQRFGEMEVWALEAYGASAVLKEMLTIKSDDVDGRVRAYKAITKGELIPASGIPETLFVLTKELQALALDVEIFDEVKDDE